TCCACCTGATACCCCGCCACCAGTTCCGATTCGGCTTCGGGCAGATCAAACGGCGGGCGATTGGTTTCGGCCAGCGCCGAAATCAGGAACAGGAACAGCATCGGAAAATGCGGCAGCCAATACCAGTTGAAAAGCCCCATACCGCCCTTCTGCGCCTCAACGATGGCGCTGAAATTCATCGACCCGGTCGAGATGATAACCCCGATGATGATCAACCCGATGGAAACCTCATAGGAAATCATCTGCGCGGCAGAGCGCAGCGAGCCAAGGAACGGGTATTTCGAGTTCGAAGCCCAGCCGCCCATGATCACGCCGTAAACCTCAAGCGAGGAGACCGCCAGCACATAGAGAATAGCCACGTTGATATCCGACAGAACCCAGCCATCATTGAACGGGATCACCGCCCAGGCAATCAGCGCCATGACAAGGCTCACCATTGGTGCCAGCAGAAATACCGCCTTGTCGGCGCCCGCTGGAAACACCACTTCCTTGACGATGTACTTGATGAAATCGGCAAAGCTTTGCAGCAGCCCGAACACGCCCACCACGTTTGGCCCCCGGCGCATCTGCACCGCGGCCCAGATCTTGCGGTCGGCATACATCAGGAACGCCAGCGCCACCAGAAGCGGCACCACGATCAACAGAACCTGCCCCACGATCAGCAGGAAAATGCCCAAATATGTGTTGGTGAAGAAGTCAGCCATCAGTCCCTCATACCATCGGTATTCCGTCGTCGGCGCAGGCGCCCGCCACAACTTCTGCGTCTATCGTTTTCAACCCGCGCGGCAAAGCGGCGGAAATCGTATAAACCGCGTCGCCATGCCAACCCTTGCCGGTCTGCTCCACAGTGGTGCGCACATGCCGCGCGAAGCCATAGCCGCGGATCAACGCATATTTCGCCGCCGCACATTCCGCGTACCGCTCGACATAAGCGCGCTCGGCTTTCGGCCCCATATCAACCAAGAACTGCACCAGATCACCGTCAAGCAGGTTGGTCTGCACGCCGCGATACTCAAGCCCCGCAGGCGGCGGCGCCAGACGTGTTACCTCGTCCGCATGCTCAGTCTCGGCCACGCAGCCCATCACCAGCACCATCAGCGCCAAGGGGGATATGCGTGCCAGCCGCTTCACTGCGCCGCCACCTTGCCGCTTTCTCGATCATGGGCCAGCGCCGCAAGCTCGGCCATCACTTCGCTCGCCCGTGCAATCGGGTTGGTCAGGTAAAAATCGGCAATCGCATTGTGGAACGTGGCCGTAGGCTTGCCCAGTTTCTTGGCGGGCAGCGGTTGCCACGCGTTGTCCGGCACCGTGTCGATTGCCTGCAAATGCGGCACCGCCTCAATCAGACTTGTGCGCAACTGCGCCAGACTGTTCCACGGCAACGCCGCGCCCATCTCACCCGACAGGGCGCGCAAAATGGCCCAGTTTTCCTTGGCCTCGCCCGGTGCGAACCCGGCGCGCTGCGCCAGTTGCGGGCGGCCTTCGGTATTCACGAAAAGCCCGCTTTCCTCGGTATAGGCGGCCCCCGGCAGGATCACATCCGCGCGGTGCGCGCCCCGGTCGCCATGGCTGCCTTGGTAAATCACGAACGCCCCCGGTTGGATGTCGATCTCATCCGCCCCAAGGTTATAAATCGCATCGGCTCCATCGGTTGCCGCCGCCATGCCGCCTTCCGCCACGGCGCCCACATCCATCGCACCCACGCGCGCCGCCGCACTGTGCAGCACCATGAATTTCGATCCAGTCGCCTCGGCCAGCTTCATTGCCGCGCCCAGAACCGCTTCGCCATCGGCCTCCTGCAACGCGCCCTGCCCGACGATCACGATGCTCGGCACGTCCAGCACCTTGCCGTAATCATGATCCAGCAGGCTTTCCAAAGCCGCCCGGTCATTGCCGACATGCGCATAGTCATAAGTCAGATCCGCCGCCTCACCGACCAGCCCGACCTTCGCACCGTTCAGCCATGCTTTGCGGATACGTGCATTCAGCACCGGCATTTCCTCGCGCGGATTGGTGCCGATCAACTGGATCATCTTCGCGTCGTCAATATCCGCAACGCTGGCAGTCCCGACATAGGCCGAACGATTGCCCGCAGGCAGCTTCGCGCCGTCCGTCCGGCACTCCACATTGCCACCCAGCCCTTCAATCAATGACTTCAGCGAATACGCCGCTTCCACCGGAGCCAAATCACCCACCAGACCGGCCACCTTGGTGGCACCTTTCAACGCGCCTGCCGCCTTGCCCAATGCCTCGGGCCAGCTTGCCTTGCGCAGCTTGCCGTTCTCTCGAATGTAAGGCGTATCCAGCCGTTGTCGGCGTAGCCCGTCCCAGATGTAGCGCGTCTTGTCGGAAATCCATTCCTCGTTCACATCGTCATGGTTACGCGGCAGGATGCGCATCACTTCGCGCCCCTTCGCATCCACCCGGATGTTCGCGCCAAGCGCATCCATCACGTCGATACTCTCGGTCTTGGTCAACTCCCAAGGCCGCGCGGTAAACGCATAAGGCTTGTTGGTCAGCGCGCCCACCGGGCACAGATCGACAACATTGCCCTGCATGTTGGATTCCAACATCTTGCCCAGATAGGTGACAACGTCCGAATCCTCCCCCCGGCCCAGAATGCCCAGTTCGGGCACACCGGCCACCTCGGTGATGAACCGCACACAGCGCGTGCAGGAAATGCAGCGCGTCATCACGGTGCCCACCAACGGGCCGAAATCCTCGTCGATGCGGGCGCGCTTGGGCTCACGATAGCGCGAAAAATCGACGCCATAAGCCATTGCCTGATCCTGCAAATCGCACTCGCCGCCCTGATCACAAATCGGGCAATCAAGCGGATGGTTGATCAACAGGAACTCCATCACCCCTTCGCGGGCCTTCTTGACCATTGGCGAATTGGTCTTGATCACCGGCGGCGCGCCTTCCGGGCCGGGCCGCAGGTCTTTGACCTGCATCGCGCAGGACGCAGTTGGCTTGGGCGGCCCGCCGACAACCTCAACCAGACACATCCGGCAGTTGCCCGCGATGCTCAGCCGCTCATGATAGCAAAACCGCGGAATCTCGATCCCCGCCTCTTCGCAGGCCTGAATAAGCGTCAGGGCCGGATCAACCTCGATCTCCCGGTCATCTATGATGATCTTGCGCAGGTCGCTCATTGGCATATTCCCATCAAGTTTTCGTCTCCGGGCATCGCCCGGCTGGTCTTTGCGGTGCCAAGGGTGCTCGCCTGCCCCACGCCACAGCGTGCCCCGGCCTCGCGCAGCGCCACCGCTGGCTTGGCCAAGGTCACGGTTATGATCGCAGCAACATTTGTCATCGCGCCTTCAGCAAGCTCCCGATCACGCTGCCCCGTGCAATCTCGGCCTTGCCGAGCGCACACAAATCAGCGTCACTCTCCGGGTTCAACCCCTTCGTCCGCATAAATTTTTCGCCGCGCTTACGCATCCGGGCCTTCTCCGTGTCGCTTTTGACATAGCTGCGGATCTCGTCATTCGAATACCCCAGATCCTGTGCCTTGTTCTTCAACGAATTGAGATAGGCAAGCCCCCTAAAGGTGCGCGCGTCGATCACGGCGCATTTGTCGCTGATCTCGATCGCCAGCGCGACCCAAAGCATGTTGTCGTCAATCGCCGGAACATCGCGCAGCGGCGTTTTGGCGTTGGCACCGGTGGCAAGGGCAGTGGCAAGGGCAAGGCCCATCAGGGCGGTGGGGGTTTTACGCATCGGGAGCGGTCCTTTCTGACAGCTTTGCAAGGGCGCACGAATGGCACCCTCTTCGCTGTCCGAGATGGCTTTTCGCCCCGTTGATATGCAATAACAACCCCGGTAACGCCCCGTTTCGGCAGGTTTTTGCGAATATCCCGCGCCGTGATATGCTGCCGAATTTACCAAATCTCACACCGTCCCCGGAATGTCAGCGTATCATCCACCACCCGCAGCTTCGCGCCTTCTGCATCCGGCCCGCCGTCAATCCAGGACTTGTCGGAATTGCCGAAATTCTTGACGCAATAGCGGGTCGCGTCATAGTCCGCCGCCTGCAACGCGCCGGTCACACTCTGCGACACCTTGAACACCGCCACCTGAAAATCCTGCCGCTCATCGCCAACCGCCTCGGTCTTGGTGCGAAACTTCTGACCGTCAAACAGCATCCCCTTCTGCGCGCGCATCTTGCCGCCCACCAACCCGCAGGAGGTCAGCATCACCAGCGCCAGCGCGCCGATCACGATATGACTTGCTCGAACGCGCATCATGCCTCTCCCCCTCGGCTTGGCGCTGACATGACTGCACCATCGCCGATCTGGCTGTGTTTTGGCGCCATTACCCGTTCCTTTTCCAACACCACGATGGAATCGTAAACATGCAGTCCCGCCACATGCCCTGCCGTCGGGCGCACCTTCTCACCTTCAAGATGATACCAATGATGCATGTCGTCGATGATCTGTTTGACGTCCGACATGAAGCTCCGGCTCTTGCCATAGCCGCCACCAAAACTTGGCCAATAGGCAGCGTGCAAATCTTCTATCATGTAGACCCCGCCATCGCCGAGACGCGGGTAAAGCGCCTCAAGTGAGGCCCGGATATGGCGCGATACATGAGAGCCGTCATCCAAAACAATATCGAGTCCGCCCATTTCATCGACAACACTGTTCAGGAAACCCGCGTCGTCCTGCGAGCCGATCCGGACTTGCCCGGCCTGCCCGTCAAACTGCGCACAATCGGGGTTGATGTCGATTCCAAAGATCACTGCTTGAGGCCCGAAAAACCGACGCCAAAGTTGAAGCGATCCGCCTTTGGATACGCCAATTTCCAAGATCCGCACCGGTGTGTCCACGAACCGCTCGAAATATCTCTGATAGATCGGCAGGTAATGATGCCACTTGTGCACCACCGGACCTGTATTCGACCAGAAAAGATCCTCGATCCCACCCTTCGGCGCATCGCTCTCAGGGCGCGCACCATCATAGGCAAACCGAGCGATCGAGCTGATCTTGTCCCCCTCGGGTCGCCGCCGCATGCGGTGTATCTGGTTAAAAATCGCCATTCCCGCGCTCACTCCGCTGCCATCGCGCCCATGCGGCCGCTTTTCTGTGCCTTGATCCGATCCTCGATCTCCTCGCGGAAGTTGCGGATCAGCCCTTGAATTGGCCATGCCGCCGCATCGCCAAGCGCACAGATTGTATGGCCCTCCACCTGCTTTGACACATCAAACAGCATGTCGATCTCTTCCAACTCCGCCTCGCCCCGGATCAGCCGCTCCATCACCCGCATCATCCAGCCGGTGCCTTCCCGGCACGGCGTGCACTGGCCACAGCTTTCATGCTTGTAAAACTTGGAGAGCCGCCAAATCGCCTTCACGATATCGGTGCTCTTGTCCATCACGATCACCGCCGCCGTGCCAAGGCCTGAACCCAGCTCCTTGCTCAGGTAATCGAAGTCCATCACCGCATCGCGCATGTTCTCGCCGCGCACGCAAGGCACCGATGACCCACCGGGAATCACCGCCAACAGGTTGTCCCAGCCGCCCCGGATGCCGCCGCAATGTTTCTCGATCAACTCCTCGAACGAGATCGACATCGCGTCTTCCACCACGCAGGGTTGGTTGACGTGGCCCGAGATTGCATAAAGCTTGGTGCCCGCGTTGTTGGGCCGCCCGAAGCTCGAAAACCACTCCGCCCCGCGGCGCAGAATGGTCGGCGCAACGGCAATCGATTCCACATTGTTCACCGTGGTCGGGCACCCATAAAGCCCCGCCCCCGCCGGGAACGGCGGCTTCATCCGTGGCAGGCCTTTCTTGCCTTCAAGGCTCTCCAGCAATGCGGTTTCTTCACCGCAGATATACGCCCCCGCGCCGTGGCTCAGGAAAATATCGAAATCCCAGCCCGACCCGGCCGCGTTCGGCCCGACAAGCCCGGCATCATAGGCCTCATTGATCGCCGCCTGAAGCGCTTCCTTCTCACGGATATACTCGCCCCGGATATAGATGTGGCAGGTATGCGCATCCATCGCGAAACTGGCGATCAGGCAACCTTCGATCAACGTATGCGGATCGTGCCGCATGATTTCGCGGTCCTTGCAGGTGCCCGGCTCCGATTCGTCGGCGTTGACCACAAGGTAAGCCGGGCGCCCGTCGCTTTCCTTGGGCATGAAGCTCCACTTCAACCCGGTGGGAAACCCTGCCCCACCACGCCCGCGCAGGCCCGAGGCCTTCATCTCATTGACAATCCAGTCGCGCCCCTTGGCGATAATCTCCGCCGTTCCATCCCAATGGCCGCGCGCCCGCGCA
This is a stretch of genomic DNA from Aquicoccus sp. G2-2. It encodes these proteins:
- the nuoH gene encoding NADH-quinone oxidoreductase subunit NuoH; the protein is MADFFTNTYLGIFLLIVGQVLLIVVPLLVALAFLMYADRKIWAAVQMRRGPNVVGVFGLLQSFADFIKYIVKEVVFPAGADKAVFLLAPMVSLVMALIAWAVIPFNDGWVLSDINVAILYVLAVSSLEVYGVIMGGWASNSKYPFLGSLRSAAQMISYEVSIGLIIIGVIISTGSMNFSAIVEAQKGGMGLFNWYWLPHFPMLFLFLISALAETNRPPFDLPEAESELVAGYQVEYSSTPFLLFMIGELVAVVLMCALISLLFFGGWLSPVPFLPDGFLWMIIKMLGVFFVFSMVKAITPRYRYDQLMRIGWKVFLPLSLFWVVFVAFAAHFDWFWGAYARWTIGG
- the nuoG gene encoding NADH-quinone oxidoreductase subunit NuoG; the protein is MSDLRKIIIDDREIEVDPALTLIQACEEAGIEIPRFCYHERLSIAGNCRMCLVEVVGGPPKPTASCAMQVKDLRPGPEGAPPVIKTNSPMVKKAREGVMEFLLINHPLDCPICDQGGECDLQDQAMAYGVDFSRYREPKRARIDEDFGPLVGTVMTRCISCTRCVRFITEVAGVPELGILGRGEDSDVVTYLGKMLESNMQGNVVDLCPVGALTNKPYAFTARPWELTKTESIDVMDALGANIRVDAKGREVMRILPRNHDDVNEEWISDKTRYIWDGLRRQRLDTPYIRENGKLRKASWPEALGKAAGALKGATKVAGLVGDLAPVEAAYSLKSLIEGLGGNVECRTDGAKLPAGNRSAYVGTASVADIDDAKMIQLIGTNPREEMPVLNARIRKAWLNGAKVGLVGEAADLTYDYAHVGNDRAALESLLDHDYGKVLDVPSIVIVGQGALQEADGEAVLGAAMKLAEATGSKFMVLHSAAARVGAMDVGAVAEGGMAAATDGADAIYNLGADEIDIQPGAFVIYQGSHGDRGAHRADVILPGAAYTEESGLFVNTEGRPQLAQRAGFAPGEAKENWAILRALSGEMGAALPWNSLAQLRTSLIEAVPHLQAIDTVPDNAWQPLPAKKLGKPTATFHNAIADFYLTNPIARASEVMAELAALAHDRESGKVAAQ
- a CDS encoding DUF5333 domain-containing protein, encoding MRKTPTALMGLALATALATGANAKTPLRDVPAIDDNMLWVALAIEISDKCAVIDARTFRGLAYLNSLKNKAQDLGYSNDEIRSYVKSDTEKARMRKRGEKFMRTKGLNPESDADLCALGKAEIARGSVIGSLLKAR
- a CDS encoding class I SAM-dependent methyltransferase, coding for MRRRPEGDKISSIARFAYDGARPESDAPKGGIEDLFWSNTGPVVHKWHHYLPIYQRYFERFVDTPVRILEIGVSKGGSLQLWRRFFGPQAVIFGIDINPDCAQFDGQAGQVRIGSQDDAGFLNSVVDEMGGLDIVLDDGSHVSRHIRASLEALYPRLGDGGVYMIEDLHAAYWPSFGGGYGKSRSFMSDVKQIIDDMHHWYHLEGEKVRPTAGHVAGLHVYDSIVVLEKERVMAPKHSQIGDGAVMSAPSRGGEA
- the nuoF gene encoding NADH-quinone oxidoreductase subunit NuoF, with the protein product MLTDQDRIFTNIYGMHDRTLAGARARGHWDGTAEIIAKGRDWIVNEMKASGLRGRGGAGFPTGLKWSFMPKESDGRPAYLVVNADESEPGTCKDREIMRHDPHTLIEGCLIASFAMDAHTCHIYIRGEYIREKEALQAAINEAYDAGLVGPNAAGSGWDFDIFLSHGAGAYICGEETALLESLEGKKGLPRMKPPFPAGAGLYGCPTTVNNVESIAVAPTILRRGAEWFSSFGRPNNAGTKLYAISGHVNQPCVVEDAMSISFEELIEKHCGGIRGGWDNLLAVIPGGSSVPCVRGENMRDAVMDFDYLSKELGSGLGTAAVIVMDKSTDIVKAIWRLSKFYKHESCGQCTPCREGTGWMMRVMERLIRGEAELEEIDMLFDVSKQVEGHTICALGDAAAWPIQGLIRNFREEIEDRIKAQKSGRMGAMAAE